A genomic stretch from Antarcticibacterium flavum includes:
- a CDS encoding M56 family metallopeptidase, whose amino-acid sequence MLAFILQVVLFQLLFLLVYEVLLKKETFFTYNRWYLLATSIISLLLPLIKIEALAFLLPAESFQGISTIFLPEVIIGEAPAAANSVTEVSTASSGFSINWWLVAYGTGVTASLFLFFKKYQDLSRLFRFRAIAAESDLRIIEVPNSTIACTFYKTIFLGDKLAEAERHQILSHELVHVKQKHSLDLLFFELYKILFWFNPLIYIYQSRIATLHEFIADAEVVQTTEKKTYYEQLLNSAFNTANISFINQFFNHSLIKKRIVMLQKSKSKTISKFKFLVLLPLMLVMLSYVACSDDANPNHNVVEESSTQEILIEVENFSSFTEEENAAIQAAAEELHSTSGVSSIKITDGNKTITMSGNAETGKVDVITVDKNGEENKKAPKREYAEGADVPFAVIEQVPVFPGCENLGSNEEQKKCMTGKIAEFVSEKFDSSLGEKLGLTGVNRVIVVFKISPGGEITDVRARAAHPDLEVEAKRVIEQLPQMEPGKHNGKAVAVSYSLPIVFQVGE is encoded by the coding sequence ATGTTAGCATTTATCTTACAAGTCGTATTATTTCAGCTCCTGTTTTTACTGGTGTATGAAGTATTGCTGAAAAAGGAAACTTTTTTCACCTATAACCGCTGGTACCTGTTGGCCACTTCAATCATTTCCCTGCTGTTACCGCTCATAAAGATCGAAGCCCTGGCCTTTTTACTTCCGGCAGAATCTTTTCAAGGGATATCAACAATTTTTTTACCCGAAGTCATTATTGGAGAAGCCCCTGCAGCAGCAAATTCAGTCACGGAAGTATCCACCGCTTCTTCCGGCTTCAGCATCAACTGGTGGCTGGTAGCTTACGGCACGGGTGTAACAGCCAGTCTGTTCCTGTTCTTTAAAAAATATCAGGATTTGAGCAGATTGTTCAGGTTCAGGGCCATTGCTGCGGAAAGCGACCTGCGCATCATTGAAGTTCCAAATTCCACAATTGCCTGCACCTTTTACAAGACCATCTTCCTGGGAGACAAATTAGCAGAAGCTGAAAGGCACCAGATCCTGTCCCACGAACTGGTACACGTAAAGCAGAAGCACAGCCTGGACCTGTTATTCTTTGAGCTTTATAAGATACTTTTTTGGTTTAATCCGCTTATATACATCTACCAAAGCAGGATCGCAACTTTGCACGAGTTCATCGCAGATGCCGAGGTGGTGCAGACAACAGAGAAAAAAACTTATTACGAACAACTTTTAAATTCAGCTTTTAACACCGCAAATATTTCATTCATCAATCAATTTTTCAATCATTCATTAATCAAAAAACGAATCGTTATGTTACAAAAATCAAAATCAAAAACAATTTCAAAATTCAAGTTCCTGGTACTCTTGCCGCTTATGCTGGTGATGCTTTCTTATGTGGCTTGTAGTGATGATGCCAATCCTAATCACAATGTAGTGGAGGAATCATCGACACAGGAGATATTAATTGAAGTAGAAAACTTCAGTTCCTTTACGGAGGAAGAAAACGCAGCAATTCAGGCCGCGGCAGAGGAATTACATAGCACAAGTGGGGTTTCTTCAATAAAGATCACCGATGGAAATAAAACGATCACCATGTCTGGCAATGCTGAAACCGGTAAGGTCGATGTAATTACAGTTGATAAAAATGGTGAAGAAAATAAAAAAGCTCCCAAAAGAGAGTATGCTGAAGGTGCAGATGTTCCCTTTGCCGTAATTGAACAGGTACCTGTCTTCCCCGGTTGTGAGAACCTTGGTTCCAACGAGGAGCAAAAGAAATGTATGACTGGAAAGATCGCAGAATTTGTTTCAGAAAAATTTGATTCCAGTCTGGGTGAAAAGCTAGGATTAACAGGAGTGAACCGTGTAATTGTAGTTTTCAAGATTAGTCCCGGGGGAGAAATTACAGATGTACGGGCTCGCGCGGCACATCCGGATTTGGAAGTAGAGGCAAAACGAGTAATTGAGCAGCTTCCGCAAATGGAACCTGGTAAACATAATGGAAAAGCGGTAGCCGTTTCCTATTCTTTACCTATAGTATTCCAGGTTGGTGAATAA
- a CDS encoding helix-turn-helix domain-containing protein has protein sequence MDIKPIRNEQDYQNALDRLEVIFDAKKGTEEGDELEILSILIDRYENENFPIEMPDPIEAIKFRMEQMGMKQKDLAEIVGFKSRVSEVLNKKRKLTLDMIRKLNTTLHIPTEVLIQDY, from the coding sequence ATGGATATCAAACCTATAAGAAATGAACAGGATTATCAAAATGCACTCGACCGGCTTGAAGTGATTTTTGATGCAAAAAAGGGAACTGAAGAAGGAGATGAATTGGAAATTCTTTCCATATTGATTGACCGCTACGAAAATGAGAATTTCCCAATTGAAATGCCAGATCCAATCGAAGCTATAAAATTCAGAATGGAACAAATGGGGATGAAACAAAAGGATCTGGCAGAGATTGTTGGTTTTAAAAGCAGGGTAAGTGAGGTCTTAAATAAAAAACGAAAACTAACCCTGGATATGATAAGGAAGCTGAATACAACGCTACACATTCCAACAGAGGTTTTAATTCAGGATTATTGA
- a CDS encoding type II toxin-antitoxin system HigB family toxin, with amino-acid sequence MRIIARRTLRDFWEKHADCEDQLKSWFRETEKSEWSTINELKKEYPSASILRDNRIVYNIKGNKYRLIVKFNFEFNICWIRFIGTHADYDKIDANNI; translated from the coding sequence GTGAGGATAATTGCAAGACGAACATTACGGGATTTTTGGGAGAAACATGCCGACTGTGAAGATCAATTAAAATCCTGGTTTAGAGAAACAGAAAAATCTGAATGGAGCACAATTAATGAGTTGAAAAAGGAATATCCAAGTGCAAGTATCTTAAGAGATAATCGAATAGTATATAACATCAAAGGAAATAAATATAGATTGATCGTAAAATTCAATTTCGAGTTCAACATATGCTGGATAAGGTTTATAGGAACACATGCAGATTATGATAAAATAGACGCAAATAATATTTAG
- a CDS encoding single-stranded DNA-binding protein, giving the protein MNALRNKVQLIGRVGQDPEILDLETGKKLAKFSIATNDNYTNAKGEKVEHTDWHNVVAWGKTAEIIEKFVNKGKEIAVEGKLTTRSWEDKEGQKRYTTEVVCSELLLLSK; this is encoded by the coding sequence ATGAACGCACTTAGAAACAAAGTACAGTTGATTGGACGAGTAGGACAGGATCCAGAGATCCTTGATCTGGAAACCGGAAAGAAGCTGGCGAAATTCTCCATCGCCACCAATGACAATTACACAAACGCCAAAGGTGAGAAAGTTGAGCATACAGACTGGCATAATGTGGTGGCCTGGGGCAAGACGGCAGAGATCATTGAGAAATTTGTGAACAAGGGAAAAGAGATCGCTGTGGAAGGTAAGCTCACCACCCGCTCATGGGAAGACAAAGAAGGCCAGAAACGCTATACCACAGAAGTTGTTTGCAGCGAACTATTATTGCTGAGTAAATAG
- a CDS encoding outer membrane beta-barrel protein, with translation MFKTTLRFFVVFSFFFISNTSFSQENNKILVYYGISDSKLLRTDDLIGAGSEEIENLTEFGFRYLRKINDHLAIETGVNYTTADLKITPHYMGEPVQTRGEEFELISIPIYANYTLWKYFFINGGPMVDFQLSETTTDSQSGIGYGLGFGGKYNFNNFSIFLNPNFKRHAVIPFEKEQFHQKLTEFGIQFGLGYSF, from the coding sequence ATGTTTAAAACTACCCTCAGGTTCTTTGTTGTATTTTCATTCTTTTTCATTTCCAATACTTCCTTCTCCCAGGAAAACAATAAGATCCTGGTTTATTATGGGATTTCTGATTCTAAATTACTGAGGACTGATGACCTTATTGGAGCCGGCAGTGAAGAGATCGAGAATTTAACTGAGTTCGGATTCAGGTACCTGAGAAAGATCAATGATCATCTAGCGATAGAGACGGGCGTTAATTATACAACTGCCGATTTAAAAATAACTCCGCATTATATGGGAGAACCTGTTCAAACGAGAGGGGAAGAATTTGAACTTATTTCTATTCCAATATATGCCAATTATACTTTATGGAAATATTTCTTTATTAATGGAGGCCCAATGGTGGATTTTCAGCTTTCTGAGACCACTACAGATTCTCAATCGGGAATTGGATATGGGCTGGGTTTTGGCGGTAAATATAATTTCAACAACTTCAGCATTTTTTTAAATCCAAATTTCAAAAGACACGCTGTAATCCCATTCGAAAAGGAACAATTTCATCAAAAATTAACGGAATTCGGGATCCAGTTTGGACTGGGTTATAGCTTCTAA
- a CDS encoding BlaI/MecI/CopY family transcriptional regulator, which translates to MKQLTKAEEEIMHILWQLKEANVAAIIEEMPEPKPAYNTVSTIVRILESKGFVDHKKQGKGYNYFPVVDKETYSNQSMNKLMDSYFNGSFKSMVSFFMKKNDLDTKELEAILKEINKEEK; encoded by the coding sequence ATGAAACAACTCACCAAAGCCGAAGAAGAGATCATGCACATCCTGTGGCAACTTAAGGAAGCCAATGTTGCCGCAATTATTGAGGAGATGCCGGAGCCTAAACCTGCATATAACACGGTTTCCACTATTGTTCGCATCCTGGAAAGCAAGGGCTTTGTAGACCACAAAAAGCAGGGGAAGGGCTATAATTATTTTCCCGTGGTAGATAAGGAAACCTACAGCAACCAGAGCATGAACAAGCTTATGGACAGCTATTTCAACGGTTCTTTTAAAAGTATGGTGTCTTTCTTTATGAAGAAGAATGACCTGGATACCAAGGAACTGGAGGCTATTTTGAAAGAGATCAACAAAGAAGAGAAATAA
- the hpf gene encoding ribosome hibernation-promoting factor, HPF/YfiA family — protein MTINIQFVKMPTSETMSQFVSQKLEKLADKYEWIINADVYFKLENDPAGNGKICEIELSMPGPRIFASSREENFELAAKKTTFELDKQLQKRKAVMMAH, from the coding sequence ATGACTATAAATATTCAGTTTGTAAAAATGCCTACAAGTGAAACAATGAGTCAGTTTGTTTCTCAAAAATTAGAAAAGTTAGCCGATAAATATGAATGGATCATCAATGCCGATGTTTATTTTAAACTGGAAAATGATCCTGCAGGAAACGGCAAAATATGTGAGATCGAATTAAGTATGCCCGGGCCAAGAATATTTGCATCCTCCAGGGAAGAGAACTTTGAATTAGCCGCAAAGAAAACCACTTTTGAATTGGACAAACAGCTACAAAAACGAAAAGCTGTAATGATGGCCCACTAA
- a CDS encoding helix-turn-helix transcriptional regulator, which yields METKSWKDIKDTVYGKKGTERRDELERDFESFKIGLLLRKAREEKNLTQEQLADLVDKKRTYISRIENNGSNMTLKTLYDIVEKGLGGKVKISIEV from the coding sequence ATGGAAACTAAAAGTTGGAAAGACATAAAAGACACCGTTTACGGAAAAAAAGGAACCGAACGCAGGGATGAACTGGAAAGGGATTTTGAGTCCTTTAAGATCGGGTTATTATTGAGAAAAGCAAGAGAAGAAAAAAACCTGACCCAGGAACAATTAGCCGATTTAGTAGATAAAAAGCGGACTTATATTTCCAGAATTGAAAATAACGGAAGTAATATGACCTTAAAAACTTTATACGATATAGTAGAAAAGGGGCTGGGTGGAAAGGTGAAGATTTCTATAGAAGTCTAA
- a CDS encoding type II toxin-antitoxin system RelE/ParE family toxin — protein MELNLFWTDFAKYELQKIFKYLKENASLKVARNETKKIVKATYRLKSQPEIGQVEQLLVDREQEFRYLVHQTYKIIYWLNREKNQVEIVDVFDTQQYPAKIQRSNL, from the coding sequence ATGGAGCTAAATTTATTTTGGACGGACTTCGCAAAATACGAACTCCAAAAAATCTTCAAATATTTAAAAGAAAATGCCAGCCTAAAGGTGGCCCGGAATGAGACTAAGAAAATCGTTAAAGCTACATACAGACTTAAATCGCAACCGGAAATCGGCCAGGTTGAACAATTATTAGTAGACAGAGAACAGGAATTTCGCTATTTAGTTCACCAAACTTACAAGATCATCTATTGGTTAAATAGAGAAAAAAATCAAGTTGAAATTGTAGATGTTTTCGATACTCAACAGTATCCCGCCAAAATTCAGAGATCAAATTTGTAG
- a CDS encoding DUF456 domain-containing protein, with amino-acid sequence MDVLLVVLGAVLILVGILGSFLPVLPGVPVSWLGLLVLHLAPSIPMNYWFLGITFVVAALIYALNWIIPAMGTKKYGGSRYGMIGATIGLVVGIIAPIPFGIIIGPFVGAFIGEIINKSNRKSALRAAFGSFVGFLASSFMEFIVACGFLLLFFYKVWEFREVLF; translated from the coding sequence ATGGATGTTTTATTAGTAGTCCTGGGCGCAGTTTTGATTTTAGTAGGAATTCTGGGAAGTTTCTTACCGGTCTTACCGGGAGTTCCCGTAAGTTGGCTGGGATTGCTGGTGCTGCACCTGGCTCCTTCCATTCCTATGAATTACTGGTTCCTGGGAATTACCTTCGTAGTAGCGGCGCTTATTTACGCACTTAACTGGATCATCCCCGCCATGGGGACGAAAAAATACGGCGGCAGCAGGTATGGGATGATTGGCGCAACAATCGGGTTGGTAGTCGGTATCATCGCACCCATTCCTTTTGGGATCATAATAGGCCCTTTCGTTGGAGCTTTTATTGGAGAGATCATTAATAAGAGCAACCGGAAATCTGCATTAAGGGCGGCCTTTGGTTCTTTTGTAGGTTTTCTGGCCTCCAGTTTTATGGAGTTTATTGTCGCCTGCGGCTTTCTGTTATTGTTCTTCTATAAGGTCTGGGAGTTTCGGGAGGTATTGTTTTAA
- the recQ gene encoding DNA helicase RecQ: MSTNLNLISLLKENFGFDSFRPNQKQIILELLAGKDVMAIMPTGGGKSLCYQLPALALPGTTLVISPLIALMKDQVDALLVNGIKAAYYNSSQPPQIQTEVLTRLREGKLDLFYLAPESLPFLLSRLVNSNINLIAIDEAHCISSWGHDFRPAYTKLRVLRNKFPEIPILALTATADRATQDDILEQLNIPEASRHIASFDRKNLYLEVKPGNNRQKHILNFLKKKQQESGIIYCLSRKGTEKLAATLLANGHTAKAYHAGMTPEDRNRIQEDFVNDRVPIIVATIAFGMGIDKSNVRWVIHYNLPKNIEGYYQEIGRGGRDGLPAYTLLFYSYADIIQLRKFAKGTATEEFQLAKLERMQQYAEALSCRRIALLNYFGEHVSSNCGNCDICNAPPKYFDGTILAQKICSAVMRLKEREAPGMLVDVLRGAQNAAVLEKGYNKIKSYGSIKDIAWRDLHQYVIQLINQGVLEIRFHQGGRLLLTPRANAVLFRDEQVKLALIDQVVKEAKETFTERNSASLFEKLRSLRSRLAAEEGVPAYMIFSDASLRHMEERLPGSEEEFGNISGVGRIKQEKYALRFLKVIYNFKQIDKPKIPTHLQSLHLFKAGASVDEIAQQRFLKAETIGSHLLKVLEAGEIFNTERLITPKEFEKIKSAIESVGGSEALKSLFEYLNAEIPYWKIRIGLYLLKKLEKGSDAKSIKTIVRQINFRENMSDIPSLRQGRV, encoded by the coding sequence ATGAGTACAAATCTCAACCTTATATCACTTTTAAAGGAGAATTTCGGCTTTGATAGCTTTCGGCCAAACCAGAAACAGATTATTCTGGAACTCCTGGCCGGCAAGGATGTCATGGCCATTATGCCCACCGGTGGAGGCAAATCCCTTTGTTACCAACTACCGGCACTGGCACTGCCGGGCACTACTCTTGTTATTTCTCCGCTTATCGCCCTGATGAAAGATCAGGTGGACGCCCTGCTGGTCAACGGAATTAAGGCGGCGTATTATAATAGCAGTCAGCCGCCACAAATACAGACAGAAGTTCTCACAAGGTTGCGGGAGGGCAAGCTGGACCTGTTCTATCTTGCTCCGGAAAGTCTTCCGTTCTTATTATCGCGGCTGGTAAACAGCAACATTAACCTTATCGCCATAGATGAAGCCCATTGTATCTCCTCCTGGGGCCATGACTTCAGGCCGGCGTATACCAAGCTGCGGGTGTTACGGAATAAATTTCCCGAAATCCCAATTTTGGCTCTCACTGCCACTGCCGACAGGGCCACGCAGGACGACATCCTGGAGCAGCTGAATATTCCCGAGGCGTCCAGGCACATCGCTTCCTTTGACAGGAAAAACCTCTACCTGGAAGTAAAGCCGGGCAATAATCGGCAAAAGCATATCCTGAATTTTCTGAAAAAGAAACAGCAGGAAAGCGGGATCATCTACTGTTTGAGCAGGAAAGGGACTGAAAAACTCGCCGCCACCCTGCTGGCAAATGGCCATACAGCAAAAGCCTATCACGCCGGGATGACGCCGGAAGACCGGAACCGAATCCAGGAAGATTTTGTGAATGATCGGGTGCCAATTATAGTGGCCACCATTGCCTTTGGAATGGGAATAGACAAAAGCAACGTGCGCTGGGTGATACATTATAATCTGCCAAAGAACATTGAAGGCTATTACCAGGAGATAGGCCGCGGTGGCAGGGATGGACTTCCCGCATATACCCTGCTGTTCTACAGTTATGCAGATATCATCCAGCTGCGAAAATTTGCCAAAGGAACTGCCACAGAAGAATTCCAGCTGGCAAAGCTGGAGAGGATGCAGCAGTATGCCGAGGCATTAAGCTGCCGACGCATAGCTCTGCTCAATTATTTCGGGGAACACGTATCCTCCAATTGCGGCAATTGTGATATATGCAATGCCCCGCCAAAGTATTTTGACGGCACCATTCTGGCACAGAAGATCTGTTCAGCCGTGATGAGGCTTAAGGAACGTGAAGCCCCGGGAATGCTGGTGGATGTATTAAGAGGCGCACAAAATGCGGCGGTACTGGAAAAGGGATATAATAAGATAAAATCCTACGGCAGTATAAAGGATATCGCCTGGAGGGATCTGCACCAGTACGTGATACAGTTGATCAACCAGGGAGTACTGGAAATACGTTTTCACCAGGGCGGAAGGCTCCTGCTCACTCCCAGGGCAAATGCGGTGTTGTTCCGCGATGAACAGGTGAAGCTGGCTTTAATAGATCAGGTTGTAAAAGAGGCTAAGGAAACGTTTACTGAAAGGAACTCAGCATCCTTATTTGAAAAATTGAGAAGCCTGAGATCTCGTTTAGCCGCTGAAGAGGGTGTACCTGCATATATGATCTTCAGTGATGCCAGCTTAAGACATATGGAAGAACGGCTGCCGGGTTCAGAAGAAGAGTTCGGAAACATCTCCGGTGTGGGCAGGATAAAACAGGAAAAATATGCACTGCGTTTCCTGAAAGTGATTTATAACTTTAAGCAAATCGATAAGCCAAAAATTCCTACCCATCTGCAAAGTCTGCACCTTTTTAAGGCCGGAGCCAGTGTTGACGAAATAGCCCAACAACGATTTTTAAAAGCAGAAACAATTGGCTCGCATCTCCTGAAAGTTTTGGAAGCGGGTGAGATTTTCAATACGGAAAGGCTGATCACACCAAAAGAGTTTGAAAAAATAAAAAGTGCTATCGAGTCTGTAGGAGGTAGCGAAGCTTTAAAATCCTTGTTTGAATATCTAAATGCCGAGATCCCCTACTGGAAGATCAGGATAGGTTTATATCTTCTTAAGAAGCTCGAGAAAGGTTCAGATGCAAAATCTATCAAAACTATAGTAAGACAAATTAATTTTCGAGAAAATATGAGTGATATACCTTCTTTGAGACAGGGCAGGGTTTAG
- a CDS encoding tetratricopeptide repeat protein has product MLAAKAGAQAPALAVADSLFAVGETTAALEHLEEIDPKTEAVYLKLAKYQSATGRNAAAMENYQIVLKENPERVLTTINYAKALAKAGLFREADSLYSNLSQRYPENANFYYQRGLIKEHQKEEGALDFYKQTIEFDPRHQAALYKLARHELGKSSYDMAKNYCLMGLEHHPDNASLLSVLGQTYSARAQYKKAIPVYKKLVALGQESEFIFTRLGFAYYREGDITAAIEAYNRALILENGNSATHYILGKLYALKNELDKSETHLLMSILIKKQPVDAEYLSLGLTYKLKEQYKDALDYLNKALDENRDNERAMYERAIAADNYFADLSVRIKYYRDYLEKYETIGDERMLQLAENRLSDLVRQRHLAGE; this is encoded by the coding sequence TTGTTAGCGGCAAAGGCCGGAGCTCAGGCTCCGGCTTTGGCTGTTGCAGACAGCCTCTTCGCCGTAGGCGAAACCACTGCTGCACTGGAGCACCTCGAAGAAATCGATCCCAAAACCGAAGCAGTTTATTTAAAGCTCGCCAAATACCAGTCGGCAACCGGAAGGAATGCTGCTGCAATGGAGAATTATCAAATTGTTCTAAAGGAAAATCCTGAGAGGGTCCTGACTACGATAAATTATGCAAAGGCATTGGCAAAAGCAGGACTGTTCAGAGAGGCAGATAGTTTGTATAGTAATCTAAGCCAGAGATATCCGGAAAATGCCAATTTCTATTATCAGCGTGGGCTTATAAAAGAGCATCAAAAAGAGGAGGGGGCTTTAGATTTCTATAAGCAAACCATAGAATTTGATCCCCGCCACCAGGCGGCGCTTTATAAACTCGCAAGACACGAACTGGGTAAAAGCAGTTATGATATGGCAAAGAATTACTGTCTAATGGGCCTTGAACATCATCCCGATAACGCTTCCCTGCTATCTGTACTTGGGCAAACCTATTCTGCCAGGGCGCAGTACAAAAAAGCCATTCCGGTCTATAAAAAACTTGTCGCCCTTGGACAGGAGAGTGAATTTATTTTCACCAGGCTTGGCTTCGCCTATTACCGGGAGGGGGATATCACTGCCGCGATAGAGGCTTATAACCGGGCTTTGATCCTGGAAAACGGCAACTCTGCCACTCATTACATCCTTGGAAAATTGTATGCCCTTAAAAATGAGCTGGACAAATCTGAAACTCATTTATTAATGTCCATCCTCATAAAGAAGCAACCCGTGGATGCAGAATATCTTAGCCTTGGCCTCACCTATAAGCTGAAGGAGCAATACAAGGATGCGCTGGATTATCTGAACAAAGCCCTGGATGAAAACAGGGATAACGAACGCGCTATGTATGAAAGAGCCATCGCTGCAGATAACTATTTTGCAGACCTAAGCGTGAGGATCAAATACTACCGGGATTACCTGGAAAAATATGAAACTATTGGGGATGAAAGAATGCTGCAGCTGGCGGAAAATCGGTTAAGCGATCTTGTAAGGCAACGACATTTGGCTGGGGAGTAG
- a CDS encoding type II toxin-antitoxin system RelE/ParE family toxin — protein MEKVREVIQYKHYFEEFLLAQPIKVQDKIFKILEIIETYERVPSTYLKSISGAKGLYEARIKLGSNIWRVFCFFDEGKLVILLNGFIKKTQKTPQKEIAKAIDLMASYYADKEKNYGN, from the coding sequence ATGGAAAAAGTAAGGGAGGTAATTCAGTATAAGCATTACTTTGAAGAATTCTTGCTAGCACAGCCAATTAAAGTGCAGGACAAGATATTTAAGATTCTTGAAATAATCGAAACTTACGAAAGAGTTCCTTCTACGTATTTAAAATCCATATCCGGAGCGAAAGGGCTGTACGAGGCACGGATAAAATTGGGCTCAAATATATGGCGAGTTTTTTGCTTCTTCGATGAGGGTAAACTTGTAATCCTTTTGAACGGATTTATTAAAAAAACACAGAAAACTCCTCAAAAGGAAATTGCCAAGGCTATTGATTTAATGGCCTCATATTACGCAGATAAAGAAAAGAACTATGGAAACTAA
- a CDS encoding M56 family metallopeptidase: MSAYILHVVLFQLLFLLVYELLLKNETFFTLNRWYLLATAVASLLLPFIEIEMLSIWLPAENISQLPLNWFTIEGAEAAATTEIAASSASTASGFNINWWFIIYAAGALMSLHFFLKKYNELSRMFRFRTIASEGDYHIIEIPNSTIACTFSRTIFLGDQLSEAEKQQILTHELVHVNQKHSLDLVFFELLKIIFWFNPLIYIYQNRITTLHEYIADAEVIKVTAKRSYYEQLLNSAFSTKDISFINQFFSQSLTRLSAFGKSISFGSTGAEVKKRIIMLQRSRSKTTARIKYLALLPITLLMLSFVAYSGTGKEVIAGAETDTIAAEEIAVAQQLDMPYAIVDQIPLYPGCDEVTGDAGRDCFDSRLKNYINSNFNTATVKPYLKEGSNRIVLVFTIGADGEVTGVKSRMVTPGIPVEDKAEIEKEANRVAQTIPKMKPGMQDGKAVGVSYSLPIEIFNTGEVE, translated from the coding sequence ATGAGCGCCTATATCCTACATGTCGTCCTGTTCCAACTCCTGTTTTTGCTGGTGTACGAGCTCCTTTTAAAGAATGAGACCTTCTTCACCTTGAACCGCTGGTATCTCCTGGCGACCGCTGTAGCTTCTCTGTTGCTGCCTTTTATAGAAATAGAAATGCTCTCTATTTGGCTGCCTGCGGAAAATATCTCGCAGCTCCCCCTCAACTGGTTTACAATAGAAGGTGCAGAAGCCGCGGCGACGACAGAAATTGCTGCCTCCTCCGCTTCAACTGCTTCAGGTTTTAATATTAACTGGTGGTTCATTATATATGCGGCCGGAGCACTGATGAGCCTTCATTTTTTTCTGAAAAAATACAATGAATTAAGCCGAATGTTCAGGTTCAGGACCATTGCTTCGGAAGGTGACTACCACATCATTGAAATTCCCAATTCCACGATCGCGTGCACTTTTAGCAGAACGATCTTTTTGGGCGACCAACTTTCAGAAGCAGAAAAACAACAAATTCTCACCCACGAACTCGTTCACGTGAATCAGAAACATAGCCTGGACCTGGTTTTTTTCGAACTGCTGAAGATCATTTTCTGGTTCAATCCGCTCATTTACATCTACCAGAACAGGATCACCACCCTGCACGAATATATTGCCGATGCTGAGGTTATAAAGGTAACGGCCAAGCGCAGCTATTACGAGCAGCTGCTCAACAGCGCCTTCAGTACAAAAGATATTTCATTCATCAATCAATTTTTTAGTCAGTCATTAACCCGCCTTAGCGCCTTTGGGAAGAGCATCAGCTTTGGAAGTACCGGCGCAGAGGTCAAAAAACGAATTATTATGTTACAGAGATCAAGATCAAAGACCACCGCAAGAATTAAATACCTGGCCTTATTGCCAATTACGCTGCTTATGTTATCCTTTGTAGCCTATTCAGGAACAGGAAAAGAAGTTATTGCAGGAGCAGAAACCGATACTATTGCGGCAGAAGAGATTGCTGTTGCACAACAACTGGATATGCCATATGCCATAGTGGACCAAATTCCGCTATATCCCGGTTGTGATGAAGTAACTGGGGACGCCGGCCGGGACTGTTTTGATTCCCGTCTTAAAAATTACATCAACAGTAATTTCAACACGGCAACAGTAAAGCCTTATTTAAAGGAGGGATCAAACAGGATCGTCCTGGTATTCACCATAGGAGCAGACGGGGAGGTTACAGGAGTGAAATCCCGTATGGTGACCCCGGGAATCCCGGTAGAGGATAAAGCCGAAATAGAGAAAGAAGCAAACCGGGTGGCGCAAACAATTCCAAAGATGAAGCCGGGAATGCAAGACGGAAAGGCAGTGGGGGTTTCCTATTCCCTTCCAATAGAGATTTTCAATACCGGCGAGGTTGAGTAG
- a CDS encoding type II toxin-antitoxin system RelE/ParE family toxin, whose translation MVIKFDGLTTHFLEIEDTIEYLEKNWTERELKKFSQELDHTIELISKNPAPFPTSKQKKTARRAVVAKFNNLYYRQNNETIEILSLFSNRQNPNKIRI comes from the coding sequence GTGGTTATAAAATTCGATGGACTGACCACGCACTTTCTGGAAATAGAAGATACTATTGAGTATTTAGAAAAAAACTGGACGGAGAGAGAACTGAAAAAATTCTCTCAGGAACTTGACCATACAATTGAATTAATTTCTAAAAATCCAGCACCCTTCCCAACTTCAAAACAGAAGAAAACTGCTAGAAGAGCGGTGGTTGCAAAATTTAATAATCTCTACTACCGACAAAATAACGAAACCATTGAAATTTTATCTCTTTTCTCCAACAGGCAAAACCCGAACAAGATAAGAATCTAA